One stretch of Paenibacillus sp. FSL R5-0341 DNA includes these proteins:
- a CDS encoding DUF4097 family beta strand repeat-containing protein produces MMLKSSELAICKSIDIDQSIHDVKLNWLSGDIRVLPSVDELIHVIQYADAWFSKRRLMQVNIRGDTLSIVDGRKRRGLVGINIGRTTLEIQLPDRVFDRILLNSIGGQLQLNHLLATRCQCKITSGHVDLSGRMEELELCAVASVVKGQHLSADKLNLQSSSAKIDISGEFSHLQITTIGRELNMDCLKMPESMHSVSTGTKAVVSIPDNEGFRILLKRRSGALKSEFDLTPLHGDSNDLIHKSGKSEFQVDIRGGAFHLKSRK; encoded by the coding sequence ATGATGTTGAAAAGTAGTGAGCTTGCCATATGCAAGAGCATAGACATTGATCAATCCATTCATGATGTAAAGCTAAATTGGTTGTCAGGAGATATCAGAGTTCTTCCGAGTGTGGATGAACTTATCCACGTCATACAATATGCGGATGCGTGGTTTTCCAAGCGAAGGCTTATGCAAGTTAACATACGAGGGGATACCTTAAGCATTGTGGACGGGAGAAAAAGAAGAGGTCTTGTTGGAATAAATATTGGTAGAACAACATTGGAGATTCAGCTTCCTGATCGGGTTTTTGATCGTATTTTACTAAACTCCATAGGAGGACAACTCCAGTTGAATCACCTTCTGGCCACTCGCTGTCAATGCAAGATAACCTCAGGTCATGTAGATCTATCAGGAAGGATGGAGGAGCTTGAACTGTGCGCAGTGGCATCCGTAGTGAAAGGACAACACCTTAGTGCAGATAAGCTTAATCTTCAATCCAGTTCAGCCAAGATCGACATTTCGGGGGAGTTTAGTCACTTGCAAATTACCACAATAGGCAGAGAATTAAATATGGACTGTCTCAAGATGCCAGAGAGTATGCATTCCGTATCAACAGGGACAAAGGCAGTAGTTTCCATTCCAGATAACGAAGGTTTCCGAATTTTACTTAAAAGAAGATCAGGAGCGTTAAAAAGTGAATTTGATTTGACTCCCCTTCATGGGGACAGCAACGATTTAATACACAAAAGTGGAAAAAGTGAATTCCAAGTGGATATTCGAGGAGGAGCTTTTCATCTGAAATCCAGGAAATGA
- a CDS encoding TetR/AcrR family transcriptional regulator — MARNKYPEQTLDLILAVSTQMFTEKGYEKTSIQDIIDELGMSKGAIYHHFKSKEDILSAVMEKELGRAEDMFMELIQNTHAPNARQKLISILENVIVDPGIQSNSIDQVLSTQIKNPQFVFGGIRKGVLKDARIIADIMEQGKEDGSISVEFPLECAEIFMLLVNIWINPFLFSRNQEQTLERLKFLQHMMKLLGADIVSERLIQRITNRHASTGGYAEAE; from the coding sequence ATGGCCAGAAATAAATACCCTGAGCAGACACTGGACCTGATTCTGGCAGTCTCAACTCAAATGTTTACCGAAAAGGGATATGAAAAGACCAGTATTCAAGACATTATAGATGAATTAGGCATGTCCAAAGGTGCAATATATCATCACTTCAAGTCCAAGGAGGATATCCTTAGTGCAGTGATGGAGAAGGAGCTTGGGCGGGCAGAAGACATGTTTATGGAACTCATCCAGAACACGCATGCTCCGAATGCCAGACAGAAGCTCATCAGTATTTTGGAAAATGTTATCGTTGATCCTGGAATTCAGTCTAACTCAATTGATCAGGTTCTAAGCACTCAGATCAAGAATCCACAGTTTGTATTTGGAGGAATCCGGAAGGGTGTTCTGAAGGATGCTCGAATTATTGCCGACATTATGGAACAGGGCAAGGAGGATGGGTCCATTTCAGTCGAATTTCCTTTGGAGTGTGCCGAAATATTCATGTTACTCGTCAACATTTGGATTAATCCCTTTCTTTTTAGCCGAAATCAGGAACAGACATTGGAGAGACTCAAGTTTCTACAGCACATGATGAAGCTCTTGGGAGCAGATATCGTTAGCGAACGGCTCATTCAGCGAATTACGAATCGGCATGCTAGCACGGGAGGATATGCCGAGGCGGAATAA
- a CDS encoding ABC transporter ATP-binding protein, producing MEEQQQAGQNEPKVGKKGFKDFVKLIASTNPPKLILILALILTLIQTTAGLIVPLMTKGLIDGLTTSALNKSVILLLLGAFVIQAIASGISIYMLNYAGQRVVATLRTKLWNKVLSLRMPYFDRNRTGDTMSRITNDTSQIMTLIADYLVSFVSNIVAVVGGVALLFYLDWVMSLIILSLVPLTLLILLPVGKKMYKISKKQQDEMAGLTSVLSQVIGEIRLVKAYGTEKQEVEAGDSRIRKMFAFGLQEARILALIGPLFTFVMTAVLVVILGVGGMRVASGLLSPGELVAFILLLFQVIMPMGQFTTLYSRLQKVVGATERIQAILADEEEPHDSTKVAPKGNETIAFHDVHFSYVTGEEVLHGINLTVPTRKVTAIVGPSGSGKSTLFSLMEQFYMPDSGHISYGGQAITDYSLASWRSKIGYVSQESPLMAGRIKDNITYGLNREVTMDEIRRAAEMAYSADFIDKLPQGYDTEVGERGIKLSGGQRQRIAIARALLRSPDILMLDEATSSLDSTSEYEVQQALSNLMEGRTTIVIAHRLSTVVDSDQIVVLEHGHVTGTGTHAELISNHPVYRELAQKQFVAQEGNAATVQND from the coding sequence ATGGAAGAGCAGCAACAAGCAGGGCAGAATGAACCGAAGGTAGGAAAAAAGGGATTTAAGGATTTCGTCAAGCTGATCGCTTCCACGAATCCGCCAAAGCTGATCCTGATTCTGGCCCTCATCTTAACCCTGATTCAAACAACAGCTGGACTGATCGTGCCACTGATGACCAAAGGTCTGATTGATGGACTTACCACTTCGGCATTGAACAAATCTGTAATTTTATTGTTGCTGGGGGCATTTGTGATTCAGGCGATTGCCTCGGGCATTAGCATTTATATGTTAAATTACGCCGGACAACGCGTCGTAGCAACCCTTCGTACCAAGCTATGGAACAAGGTCTTGTCGCTGCGAATGCCGTATTTTGATCGCAATCGTACAGGCGATACGATGAGTCGGATTACCAATGATACAAGCCAGATCATGACATTGATCGCAGATTATCTGGTTTCCTTTGTGTCCAACATCGTTGCTGTTGTGGGTGGAGTGGCATTACTATTTTACTTGGATTGGGTGATGTCGCTCATTATTCTGAGTCTGGTGCCACTTACGCTTCTGATTCTTCTGCCAGTCGGTAAGAAGATGTACAAGATCTCCAAGAAACAACAGGACGAGATGGCAGGTCTTACGTCCGTGCTCAGTCAGGTTATTGGCGAGATCCGCTTGGTCAAAGCCTACGGCACGGAGAAACAGGAAGTGGAAGCAGGGGATTCCCGGATTCGCAAAATGTTTGCTTTTGGCTTGCAGGAAGCACGGATCCTTGCTCTGATCGGTCCCTTGTTTACATTTGTCATGACTGCCGTGCTGGTCGTTATTCTGGGTGTGGGGGGGATGCGCGTAGCGTCTGGACTGTTGTCGCCTGGTGAACTGGTTGCGTTCATTTTGCTGTTGTTCCAGGTCATTATGCCTATGGGACAATTCACGACGTTATACTCTCGTTTGCAAAAAGTCGTAGGTGCAACAGAGCGCATACAAGCGATCCTTGCCGATGAGGAAGAGCCACATGACAGCACCAAGGTAGCTCCAAAAGGAAATGAGACGATTGCATTCCATGATGTACATTTTTCCTATGTTACAGGTGAGGAAGTGCTGCACGGAATCAATCTGACGGTTCCCACACGCAAGGTGACGGCGATTGTCGGCCCAAGCGGTAGCGGGAAATCAACACTGTTTTCTTTGATGGAGCAGTTTTATATGCCCGATTCAGGCCACATTTCATATGGGGGACAAGCCATAACGGATTATTCGTTGGCCTCCTGGCGCAGCAAGATTGGGTATGTATCTCAGGAAAGTCCGCTAATGGCGGGTAGGATCAAAGACAACATCACGTACGGATTGAACCGTGAGGTCACGATGGATGAGATAAGGCGAGCTGCTGAGATGGCCTATTCTGCCGATTTTATCGACAAGCTGCCACAGGGTTATGACACGGAAGTGGGCGAGAGGGGAATCAAGTTATCCGGGGGCCAACGTCAGCGGATTGCTATTGCTCGTGCCTTACTGCGCAGTCCGGATATTCTTATGTTGGATGAAGCGACATCCAGCCTGGACAGTACCTCGGAGTATGAAGTACAACAGGCTTTGTCCAACCTGATGGAAGGCAGAACCACAATTGTTATTGCCCATCGGTTATCTACCGTTGTCGACTCCGATCAAATTGTCGTATTGGAACATGGACATGTTACCGGAACTGGAACTCATGCTGAATTGATCAGCAATCATCCGGTATATCGTGAGTTAGCACAGAAGCAGTTTGTGGCACAGGAAGGAAATGCAGCTACAGTACAAAATGATTAG
- a CDS encoding NCS2 family permease: protein MKHGWMTRSLGMEPGDQWKKEVVAGAISYFAVVYIVMVNATILSDAGMPLQAAMVGTLLTSIAGCLLMAFGGKSPIIVVPGMGINAFFTYTLVHSMKLSWQEALAVVTVTGILFAIVAFTSLYKMISEAIPKNLQHGITVGIGLFLTFIGLQKSGIVIAHQTTFVAIGHFNDPNVITACVTLVLALILFIRNVQGGLLISILVGTGLAYVLGAVNPGESVSAMDALRQYGGLFGELSLMKLADVAFWIAVFLLLLIVVFENIGLITAQTQMIGHPERFKGSLRALSISTVLAGVFGSSPPVAAAETTAGIAAGGRTGLTPLVTAVLFGATFFFIPLLGYIPDSAIAPILIIIGGLMVQGVKDMDFGDFTEAFPAFLIMVMIPFTYSIVDGMAFGFIAYPLAKLAAGQGKQVPVVMYGISILFLANFVLHGVL from the coding sequence ATGAAACACGGATGGATGACCAGAAGTCTTGGCATGGAGCCAGGAGACCAGTGGAAGAAGGAAGTTGTGGCGGGAGCCATTTCCTATTTTGCCGTGGTCTATATCGTTATGGTCAATGCTACAATTCTTTCCGATGCCGGGATGCCCTTACAGGCAGCCATGGTTGGAACCCTGCTGACGTCCATTGCAGGCTGTTTGCTCATGGCATTTGGCGGAAAATCACCGATTATCGTTGTACCCGGAATGGGGATTAATGCATTTTTTACGTATACACTCGTACATTCCATGAAATTAAGCTGGCAGGAAGCGCTGGCCGTTGTTACCGTTACAGGTATACTGTTTGCCATTGTTGCGTTTACGTCACTATACAAAATGATCAGCGAAGCGATCCCGAAAAATCTGCAGCATGGCATTACGGTCGGGATTGGTTTGTTTCTGACATTTATCGGTTTGCAAAAAAGTGGAATCGTTATCGCACATCAGACTACGTTTGTCGCGATTGGGCATTTCAATGATCCGAATGTTATTACAGCCTGCGTTACGCTGGTGCTTGCCTTGATTTTATTTATACGAAATGTACAGGGTGGACTTCTCATCAGTATTCTGGTCGGCACAGGCCTTGCCTATGTACTTGGTGCAGTGAACCCGGGTGAATCCGTATCAGCGATGGATGCGCTGCGTCAATACGGCGGCTTGTTTGGCGAATTGTCTTTGATGAAGCTGGCTGATGTCGCGTTCTGGATCGCGGTATTTTTGCTACTGTTGATTGTGGTGTTCGAAAATATCGGATTAATTACGGCTCAGACACAGATGATTGGTCATCCAGAGCGATTCAAAGGAAGTCTGCGTGCCCTATCTATTAGTACCGTGCTGGCAGGGGTGTTCGGAAGCAGTCCTCCAGTTGCTGCAGCTGAGACTACAGCCGGAATTGCGGCAGGCGGTCGCACAGGTTTGACTCCGCTCGTTACAGCCGTGTTATTCGGAGCTACGTTCTTCTTCATCCCGCTGCTCGGTTACATTCCGGACAGTGCGATTGCACCCATTTTGATCATTATTGGTGGCCTGATGGTGCAAGGTGTGAAAGATATGGATTTTGGTGACTTCACAGAGGCATTCCCAGCATTTCTAATCATGGTTATGATTCCATTTACATATAGCATCGTGGACGGTATGGCGTTCGGATTTATTGCGTATCCTCTAGCGAAGCTGGCCGCAGGTCAAGGTAAACAGGTACCTGTAGTCATGTATGGCATCTCCATCCTCTTTTTAGCCAACTTTGTGTTGCATGGAGTTTTGTAA
- a CDS encoding tRNA threonylcarbamoyladenosine dehydratase, whose amino-acid sequence MLHQFSRTELAIGPEGLDTLKNSTVAVLGIGGVGGIAVEALARSGVGRIILIDKDVVDITNINRQIHALTTTVGQKKADLMVERVKLINPECDAIALNMFYTEETYEELFKYELDYVLDASDTIIYKIHLIKECLKRKIPMISSMGAANKMDPTKFQVADISKTTMDPIARVVRTTLRKDGIKKGVKVVFSTEKPMKPREDVTQKIVPENAPEIRKAKQPPASNSFVPPVAGLIMVSVAIKDLLEIAENKQQ is encoded by the coding sequence ATGCTCCATCAATTTTCAAGAACAGAACTTGCGATCGGACCGGAAGGTCTGGACACGTTGAAGAATAGTACAGTCGCTGTGCTCGGTATTGGCGGCGTAGGTGGAATTGCTGTAGAAGCTCTTGCCCGTAGCGGCGTTGGGCGCATCATTCTGATTGATAAAGACGTCGTGGATATCACCAACATTAACCGCCAGATTCATGCGCTGACCACAACAGTGGGACAGAAAAAAGCGGACCTGATGGTGGAACGTGTGAAGCTGATCAATCCGGAATGTGATGCGATTGCCCTGAATATGTTTTACACGGAAGAAACGTACGAGGAATTGTTCAAATATGAACTGGATTATGTGCTGGATGCATCCGACACGATTATCTACAAAATCCATCTCATTAAAGAGTGCCTGAAACGTAAAATTCCGATGATTTCCAGCATGGGTGCGGCAAATAAAATGGACCCAACGAAATTCCAGGTTGCGGATATTTCGAAAACGACCATGGACCCGATTGCACGTGTTGTACGTACGACACTTCGTAAAGACGGCATCAAAAAAGGCGTGAAAGTGGTCTTCTCGACTGAAAAGCCGATGAAACCACGCGAGGACGTAACACAAAAAATCGTTCCCGAGAATGCTCCGGAAATTCGTAAGGCTAAACAGCCACCTGCGAGTAACTCATTTGTGCCTCCGGTAGCTGGACTGATTATGGTCAGTGTTGCGATTAAGGATTTGTTAGAAATTGCAGAGAACAAGCAGCAGTAA
- the aspS gene encoding aspartate--tRNA ligase — protein MKRSHHCGALTPAHIGETVTLNGWVQTRRDLGGVLFIDLRDRSGIVQVVFNPAYSGEALQIADRVRSEYVIAVTGKVVKRDAETVNKNLPTGEIEVQITEIEVLNAAKTPPFFIEDGVEVDESLRLKYRYLDLRRPEMFETLKLRSKASKVFRDYLDGEEFVEVETPILTKSSPEGARDYLVPSRVHEGEFFALPQSPQIYKQLLMVGGVERYYQIARCFRDEDLRADRQPEFTQVDIETSFLQQDDLLPMMEELMAKLLRETKGIELELPFQRITYADAMGKYGSDKPDLRFGMELVEMNDIVANSGVKVFASVIEKGGEVKVLNAKGCGTWSRKEIDDLGPFAARYGAKGLAWIQVKDGEFKGPIVKFFTPEEIEAVKERTGAEDGDLLLFSADTKKVVADVLGALRLKIGRQLGLIDDSKFKFAWVVDFPLLGYDEDAKRYVAEHHPFTRPKDEDVHLFDTDPGAIRAQAYDLVLNGYEVGGGSMRIYKRDVQEKMFAALGLSTEVANEKFGYLLEAFEYGTPPHGGIAFGLDRLVMLLAGRTNLRETIAFPKTASATDLLMNAPSEVDDSQLEQLHIRVARKPVAEKK, from the coding sequence ATGAAAAGAAGTCATCATTGCGGCGCATTAACACCCGCACACATCGGTGAAACAGTAACATTGAACGGTTGGGTTCAGACCCGCCGTGACTTGGGAGGCGTACTCTTCATCGACCTGCGTGATCGCAGCGGGATTGTACAAGTTGTCTTTAACCCGGCTTACTCCGGTGAAGCTCTGCAAATCGCAGATCGCGTACGTAGCGAGTATGTTATCGCTGTAACGGGTAAAGTCGTTAAACGTGATGCAGAAACAGTTAACAAAAACCTGCCTACAGGCGAAATTGAAGTTCAGATTACAGAAATCGAAGTGCTGAACGCAGCTAAAACACCTCCATTCTTCATTGAAGATGGTGTCGAAGTTGATGAATCCCTTCGTTTGAAATATCGTTACCTGGACCTGCGTCGTCCGGAAATGTTCGAAACATTGAAACTGCGTTCCAAAGCATCCAAAGTGTTCCGTGACTACCTGGACGGAGAAGAGTTTGTTGAAGTGGAAACACCGATCCTGACCAAGAGCTCCCCGGAAGGTGCGCGTGATTATCTCGTACCAAGCCGTGTGCATGAAGGTGAATTCTTCGCCTTGCCACAATCCCCACAAATCTACAAACAATTGCTGATGGTGGGTGGCGTTGAGCGTTATTATCAGATCGCTCGCTGTTTCCGGGATGAGGATCTGCGTGCAGACCGTCAACCTGAATTCACTCAAGTCGACATTGAGACTTCCTTCCTGCAACAGGATGACCTGCTGCCAATGATGGAAGAACTGATGGCCAAATTGCTGCGTGAAACGAAAGGGATTGAGCTGGAACTGCCTTTCCAACGCATTACGTATGCAGATGCAATGGGTAAATACGGTTCAGACAAACCAGATCTGCGATTCGGTATGGAACTAGTTGAAATGAACGATATCGTAGCAAACAGTGGTGTGAAAGTATTTGCTTCTGTCATCGAAAAAGGTGGAGAAGTGAAAGTATTGAACGCTAAAGGCTGTGGCACATGGAGTCGTAAAGAGATCGATGATCTTGGACCATTTGCTGCACGTTACGGTGCGAAAGGTCTGGCTTGGATTCAAGTGAAAGACGGCGAGTTCAAAGGGCCAATCGTGAAGTTCTTCACGCCTGAAGAAATCGAAGCTGTCAAAGAACGTACAGGTGCTGAAGATGGCGACTTGCTGCTCTTCTCCGCAGACACCAAAAAAGTGGTTGCTGACGTTCTTGGCGCATTGCGTCTGAAAATCGGCCGTCAACTCGGACTGATCGATGACAGCAAATTCAAATTTGCTTGGGTTGTGGACTTCCCACTCCTCGGATATGATGAAGATGCAAAACGTTATGTGGCAGAACACCATCCGTTCACACGTCCAAAAGACGAAGATGTACATCTGTTCGACACTGATCCGGGTGCAATCCGTGCTCAAGCCTATGACCTTGTTCTCAATGGTTATGAAGTAGGTGGCGGTTCGATGCGTATCTACAAACGTGATGTTCAGGAGAAAATGTTTGCTGCCCTTGGACTCTCTACAGAAGTAGCGAATGAGAAATTCGGCTATCTGTTGGAAGCATTCGAATACGGAACTCCACCACATGGTGGTATTGCCTTTGGTCTGGACCGTCTCGTTATGTTGCTGGCAGGCCGCACGAATCTGCGTGAAACCATTGCCTTCCCGAAAACGGCAAGTGCAACGGATCTGCTCATGAATGCACCTTCCGAAGTGGATGACTCACAATTGGAACAACTTCATATCCGTGTAGCCCGTAAACCGGTAGCGGAAAAGAAATAA
- the hisS gene encoding histidine--tRNA ligase yields MAFQKPTGTQDLLPGVVEKWQYVEEKARDLCRRFNYREIRTPIFEQTSLFVRGVGETTDIVEKEMYTFDDKGNRSMTLRPEGTAGVVRAYVENKIYGEPDVSKLYYIGPMFRYERPQAGRQRQFHQFGVEAIGALDPAIDAEVIALGYQLCVELGLKDVKVEINSVGNSTSRAEYRETLLGFLRPMKDSLCKDCQSRMERNPLRVLDCKVDQDKFVGAPSILDSLDEESLNHFAKLQAYLDDFGVDYAVNNRLVRGLDYYTLTAFELKAQGIGAIDTVGGGGRYNGLVGDIGGPDQPGIGFGIGLERIQLILEHQNIEVTTLAPLDVYFVALGEAADREVNRLLFKLRQSGLSGERDYLGRKMKAQMKSADRFKSRYTAILGDDELERGEIALKSMDTGEQQTVKLDDLVAAIREGK; encoded by the coding sequence ATGGCTTTTCAAAAACCGACTGGAACGCAGGACTTACTGCCTGGAGTTGTCGAGAAATGGCAGTACGTAGAAGAAAAAGCACGAGATCTGTGTCGACGGTTTAATTACCGCGAGATTCGTACACCGATCTTCGAACAGACTTCTTTATTTGTTCGCGGTGTAGGAGAGACTACCGATATCGTTGAGAAAGAAATGTATACCTTTGATGACAAAGGCAATCGCAGCATGACTCTTCGTCCGGAGGGAACAGCGGGTGTTGTCCGTGCGTATGTAGAGAACAAAATCTACGGCGAACCGGATGTGAGCAAGCTCTATTACATCGGTCCGATGTTCCGGTATGAGCGTCCGCAGGCAGGCCGTCAGCGTCAGTTTCACCAGTTTGGTGTAGAAGCCATCGGTGCGCTGGACCCGGCAATTGATGCGGAAGTAATCGCACTTGGCTACCAGTTGTGTGTAGAACTTGGCTTGAAGGATGTCAAAGTGGAAATCAACTCCGTTGGTAACTCGACCAGTCGTGCAGAATACCGCGAGACGTTACTTGGGTTCCTCAGACCGATGAAAGACAGCCTGTGCAAGGACTGCCAGTCCCGCATGGAGCGCAATCCGCTGCGTGTACTCGACTGCAAAGTCGATCAGGACAAATTCGTTGGGGCACCGTCCATACTGGATAGCCTGGATGAAGAGTCTTTGAATCACTTCGCCAAGCTGCAGGCATACCTGGATGATTTCGGAGTGGATTATGCTGTGAACAATCGTCTGGTACGGGGCTTGGATTATTACACACTGACTGCTTTTGAATTAAAAGCCCAAGGGATTGGAGCGATTGATACGGTTGGCGGTGGTGGTCGATACAATGGTCTCGTTGGAGATATCGGCGGACCAGATCAGCCAGGCATCGGCTTCGGTATTGGTCTGGAGCGTATTCAATTGATTCTGGAGCACCAAAACATTGAGGTCACTACGCTGGCTCCACTGGATGTATACTTTGTTGCTCTGGGAGAAGCTGCTGATCGTGAAGTGAACCGTCTGTTGTTCAAACTTCGTCAGTCTGGACTGTCTGGGGAACGTGATTATCTGGGCCGTAAGATGAAAGCACAGATGAAATCAGCTGATCGTTTCAAATCCCGCTATACTGCCATCCTTGGTGATGACGAGCTGGAGCGTGGTGAGATCGCCCTCAAGTCGATGGATACGGGTGAGCAGCAAACTGTGAAGCTCGATGACCTTGTAGCGGCAATTCGCGAAGGTAAATAA
- a CDS encoding SEC-C metal-binding domain-containing protein, whose protein sequence is MSKVGRNDLCPCGSGKKYKKCCLNKESSAVESILGIISTEQPVQEASIQPESKLTLTKLKKMVASDLKWEHPAHEQLALETIENMRKQYEPEVILEALVLWNGYSRQTRPTVKKTGSFCAAIEYLLSEEYGFNVSKAELADKYEVTTGTISRKVKEMNSYIEEYGMGGETDELLMLNGPGTSKDKAKALLSKAMEVSSSKRRVHLAETALEMYPDSSDANLILAEESDNEHDARSYLKEGIAAGKRELGELFFEENKGDFWGLHETRPYIRICKSYAESCWFGGDAKEAAQILEHILELNTEDNTGARYLLAAVYLYSNQLEQAEQLLEKYEKGDAATAFAYDKIILEYKKNGITSQLKMLYRVARGVNKHVPDYLLGLKRLPHNLPDFVGMGDSDEAIEYVIMHSRLWASAPDLLKWMLKQ, encoded by the coding sequence TTGAGTAAGGTTGGAAGAAATGATTTATGCCCATGCGGAAGTGGGAAAAAATATAAAAAATGTTGTCTGAACAAGGAGTCCTCTGCAGTAGAATCCATACTGGGGATAATATCAACGGAGCAACCGGTTCAGGAAGCCTCCATTCAGCCTGAGAGCAAGCTGACCTTGACCAAGCTAAAAAAAATGGTGGCAAGCGATTTGAAATGGGAGCATCCGGCTCACGAACAACTGGCCCTGGAGACTATTGAGAACATGAGGAAACAATACGAGCCAGAGGTAATTTTGGAAGCTCTGGTGTTATGGAACGGCTACTCCCGTCAGACCCGTCCTACTGTGAAGAAGACAGGCTCGTTCTGTGCTGCAATTGAGTATTTGCTGTCCGAAGAATACGGCTTCAATGTCTCAAAGGCTGAGCTGGCTGATAAATATGAGGTAACGACAGGCACGATCTCCCGGAAGGTTAAGGAGATGAATAGTTACATCGAAGAATACGGCATGGGCGGCGAAACGGACGAGTTATTGATGCTGAACGGTCCAGGCACATCGAAAGATAAAGCAAAGGCTCTGCTATCTAAGGCGATGGAAGTGAGCTCTTCCAAACGGAGAGTACATCTGGCGGAAACAGCGCTGGAGATGTATCCTGACAGCTCTGATGCGAATCTTATTCTAGCTGAGGAATCGGACAATGAGCATGATGCACGATCTTACCTCAAGGAAGGAATCGCTGCTGGTAAACGTGAACTGGGCGAACTTTTCTTTGAGGAGAACAAAGGGGACTTCTGGGGGCTTCATGAGACTCGTCCCTATATCCGGATATGCAAAAGCTATGCCGAATCCTGCTGGTTTGGTGGAGATGCCAAAGAAGCGGCACAAATTCTGGAGCATATTCTAGAGCTTAATACAGAAGATAATACCGGAGCACGTTACCTGCTCGCTGCTGTGTATTTGTACAGCAACCAATTGGAACAGGCAGAGCAGTTGCTCGAGAAGTATGAAAAAGGTGATGCTGCAACTGCCTTTGCCTATGACAAGATTATTCTGGAGTATAAGAAAAACGGAATCACCTCCCAGCTCAAAATGCTGTACCGTGTAGCCCGGGGTGTGAACAAACATGTGCCTGATTACCTGTTGGGTTTGAAACGGCTGCCGCATAACCTCCCTGACTTTGTCGGAATGGGCGACTCCGACGAAGCGATTGAATATGTCATTATGCATTCCCGTTTATGGGCGAGCGCGCCGGATCTGTTGAAGTGGATGCTGAAACAATAG
- a CDS encoding type 1 glutamine amidotransferase domain-containing protein: protein MSKVAFLLANDFEDSEMQVPYDEVKKAGHEVEIIGLKAGETLKGKGGKASYTADKAISDASASDYDAVVIPGGSSPENLRSDAHILKFVTEINSAKKPIAAICHGPQILASAGLLKGRTITSYPPLKDDMVNAGAEFKDHEAVVDGNYITSRTPEDEPAFVRELLKVI from the coding sequence ATGAGTAAAGTTGCTTTTTTATTGGCGAATGACTTTGAAGATTCGGAGATGCAGGTTCCGTATGACGAAGTAAAAAAAGCTGGACATGAAGTGGAAATTATAGGATTAAAAGCGGGTGAAACCCTTAAAGGTAAAGGTGGAAAGGCCTCCTATACGGCAGATAAAGCGATCTCCGATGCATCCGCTTCAGATTATGATGCAGTCGTAATTCCTGGTGGATCATCCCCTGAGAATTTGCGAAGTGATGCGCACATCTTGAAGTTCGTCACCGAGATCAACAGTGCGAAGAAACCGATCGCAGCGATCTGTCATGGTCCGCAGATTTTGGCAAGTGCCGGTCTGTTGAAAGGTCGCACGATTACATCCTATCCACCACTTAAGGATGACATGGTAAACGCAGGGGCAGAGTTCAAGGATCATGAGGCTGTTGTGGATGGAAACTATATTACATCCCGCACGCCTGAAGATGAGCCAGCATTTGTACGTGAACTGCTAAAAGTCATTTAA
- the dtd gene encoding D-aminoacyl-tRNA deacylase has translation MRVLVQRCKEAQVTVGDELTGKIESGLMLLVGITHEDTEKDAQYLADKVSGLRIFEDDQEKMNLSLLDVGGAVLSVSQFTLYGDCRKGKRPSFAAAARPEGAELLYETFNQLLRDKGIQVETGRFGAMMDVTFTNWGPVTLMLESPIRQEPRA, from the coding sequence ATGAGGGTGCTTGTACAACGTTGTAAAGAGGCTCAGGTGACCGTGGGAGACGAGCTGACAGGTAAGATCGAATCTGGATTAATGTTGCTCGTGGGCATTACCCATGAGGACACCGAGAAGGATGCCCAGTATCTGGCTGATAAAGTTAGTGGTTTACGGATTTTTGAGGATGATCAGGAGAAGATGAATCTCAGCCTGCTGGATGTAGGTGGAGCTGTATTATCAGTTTCCCAGTTCACCCTGTACGGGGATTGTCGCAAAGGAAAGCGCCCGAGCTTTGCGGCTGCGGCTCGACCTGAAGGGGCAGAACTGTTGTATGAAACGTTTAATCAGCTACTACGCGATAAAGGCATTCAGGTTGAAACGGGTCGTTTCGGAGCGATGATGGATGTAACATTTACCAACTGGGGACCGGTGACTTTGATGCTTGAAAGTCCGATTCGTCAGGAACCACGTGCATAA